From a single Osmerus eperlanus chromosome 8, fOsmEpe2.1, whole genome shotgun sequence genomic region:
- the alkal2b gene encoding ALK and LTK ligand 2b, whose amino-acid sequence MSGQPKPVIMGLVLLICTTTLHWAESAPAATAPTEARDDKSLLRQIVDIVKHVEDRRGERSAETASQSTSRKESPGEPRESRNHKSDSGDQIIEIFPRDLRKKEKFLKHLTGPLYFSPKCRKHVYRLYHNTRDCTIPAYFKRCARLLTRLAGSPRCTEG is encoded by the exons ATGAGCGGACAGCCCAAGCCTGTAATTATGGGGCTCGTGCTGCTAATATGCACTACTACTCTGCACTGGGCAGAGAGCGCGCCCGCCGCGACGGCCCCAACGGAAGCGAGGGATGACAAGAGCCTGCTTAGGCAGATAGTGGACATCGTTAAGCACGTGGAGGATAGACGCGGCGAGAGAAGCGCAGAAACAGCATCACAGTCGACTTCGAGGAAAGAATCCCCGGGGGAGCCAAGGGAATCACGCAACCACAAATCAGATAGCGGGGATCAAATTATCG AAATCTTCCCCAGAGAtctcagaaagaaagagaagtttCTAAAACATTTAACAG GTCCTCTGTACTTCAGTCCTAAGTGCAGGAAGCACGTGTACAGGCTTTACCACAATACTAGGGACTGCACAATCCCAGCAT ACTTCAAAAGATGTGCGAGGCTTCTCACACGATTAGCAGGCAGCCCGCGATGCACGGAAGGGTAG